AAACCTCCAATAGCAATACCCACTATAACATACGGAATAACACCTTTTAAAATAGTAAGTACTTCTGCCCAAATTATAGGTAAACGTTGTTGTAGGGTTTGTTTTTCTGCTATAAAAAGGTCTTGTTCTTTTTGTGCGTTGGCTAACACTTCTTTTACCCAAGGAGTTAAATAGGTTTCTAGTTTTAATTTTTGAAGAATAAACCCAGAAATAGTTCCTAATAAAATACCGCTAACTACGTAGATAATAGTAGTTTTAACCCCAAATAAACCTATAAAAAGTCCAATAGCAACTTCATTAACCAAAGGTGATGTAATTAAAAAAGCAAAAGTAACACCTAACGGAATTCCACCTCTTACAAAACCGATAAATAAAGGTACTGATGAGCAAGAGCAAAAAGGGGTTACCACTCCAAAAAGACTTGCCATTAAGTACTCTAAACCATATAATTTATTTCTTGATAAATAATTTTTAACCTTGTCTATCGGGAAATAGCTATTTACAATTCCCATTAAAAAAATGATTACAAAAAGTAATATCAGAATTTTTGTGGTGTCGTAAATAAAGAAATTTAAGGCTTCTGCTAAATGTTGTTCTTTGTTTAAGTTTAAAACATCATACACAAACCAATCTGCAATAATTTGTATCCAATCAAACATTTTCTATTGTTTTAATTGTACCCGTAATGTTACAAGATAATTTTACGGTATTATAAATTGTTCCGTGTTTTTCAATATTCTTTTTTAACAAGTCTATATTTAACTTTTTATCGTTGCTATAAATAGTTAATTGATAAAGAAGATTATCCATCCTTGGCGGATTTTCTAATCGAGTAGCAAAAACATCAAGCGTAGCTTTAGAATACGTAAATTTCATCATTGTAGAAAAACGTTCTACATTTTTAAGCATGCATGCCGCAAAAGAGCTTAAAAAAAGTTCGGCCGGATTTGGCAATATTTTAGAGGTTTTTACAGTAGTGCCAAATTTTATGTTAGATTCTTTTATATGAATAACAGCATCTTCATTGAATATAGAAGAGGCCTTAATTTGATAATTCATAATCTAAAATTTATTTATTTTAGTAGTGCTAGTACTTCCTCTTTAGAGGGAATTCTGCCTTTAATGGTAATTACATCGTTTATGACCAATGCTGGTGTAGTCATTACGTTAAACTTCATAATTTCCATGATGTCTTCTACTTTTTCTATAGTAGCATCGATGTTGTTTTCTGAAACTACGTTTTTAACAACTGCTGTCATCGATTGACATTTTGGACAACCGGTACCTAAAACTTTAATTACTTTACTCATAATTTTAATATTTGTTTATCGCAAATAAGCGATGTAGTTACATAAAAATATCATTCAAAAAATTGTTGAAATAATGATTTAGCGATGTTCCAATTTTTTTGATTGATGCAATACTTTATTTTTGGAGGTTTTAATTCTCCTTGTATAAGTCCCGCATTTTTTAATTCTTTTAAATGCTGAGAAATGGTAGATTGTGCCAACGGAAAAATTTCTACCAAATCTCCCGTAAAACAACACGATTGGTTTTCTAAATGTTTTAAAATGGCAATACGTGTAGGATGCGCCAAAGCTTTGGCAAATTTAGCTAGAGCTTCAGTGTTTTCTTTGGTTGCTAAGGGAGTTAAATTTTTTTCCATAATTCTTATCGTAAATTTACGATAGGATTAGGTGGTAAAATGTGATATTTATCACCTTTTTTAGATTTATGTGAGAATAGTATTAAAGCAAAAATCCCACTGATTTCTCAGTGGGATTATATGTGTAAAAAATAGAATGCTTATTTTTTAATATAGTTTTCTGGGATGGCAAAGCTTTTTCTAAAACCTTCCACAAAGTGGATATTAGTAATTTTTGCACTTCCTATTTTATCAGATAAGCCTGTTTCGATGTTCCAACCGTAGTAACCCCAGTTTGTAGCAAATGGAATGCCATCAATAGTTTTGTAATCTTCATATTTAATTGCATGAGGATCTGCTTCTGCAGCTTCTTTTGTTTTACCAGAGGTAACAATGTAGGCTGCATGCTCTAAAAGGTGTGATTTTTTATCAGCATAAACAATATACCAATCATCTGGAGCATCACCAATATTAGCACCAAAAGTTAACTTTGCAACATCAAAAGTATTTGTTGTTTCATTTGTTTTAAAGTCGTCGTTCCATTTTGTTCCATTGTCATTTAATTTATAAGGAAACAAGAAGAAATAGCTCCAGGTATATGCATGAAAACGAACTCCTGGATTTTTATCTAAACTAGGAGAAACAAAAATGTTTTCTTTGTTTACAAATATTTCATCTCCATTTTTATACGTTATTCTGGCAATATCAGAAGTAGTAGAAACGGTAATTGTTGCATTAAAAATTTCATTTCCTCCAAATTCAATTGCAGCATCAAATTGAACTGCTTCGTTTTTTAAAAAGGCATCTTTATTATGTGTTGTTTCAATTTTTTGAGAAAACGTTTTTTCTACAACTACTTTTGATTTTTCTTCAATTTTTTTTGTTGCTTCAGGAGCTTTCTTACAACTTACAATAAGTAATAAACTTGCAAATAATGTAATAATTGTTTTTTTCATGTAATTCGGTTAAATAGATATTAATTGATTGTGATTAATTGTAATCGGATAAAAAGTAGCAACCTTACATTTTTTTGTAAGAAATTTAAAATATTATTCTTTTGCACCATGATTTTTTGCAGTTTCTATCCAAAGTTCAGCAATTCCTTTGGTATCTGCGCCTAAACCTCTAGACAAATGTAAAGCAACACCCATCATTAAAACAGCTGCTTTATGCACTTCTTCTAAGGTTTTTAAAGCTCCAAATTCTTCTTGTGCTTTAAGTTGTAATAGATTGTTGTGTTTTTGTGCAAAATCGATAGGATCTTCAATAACTTCTGTTATTTTAGGAATCATTAATGCATCTATCCAATCTTTTCCAATTCTTTCTGCTAATTTTTCTGGAAATTCACTGCCCATTTCTCTCCATAAAGAGAGTGTTTTTGTGTCGCCAGA
The nucleotide sequence above comes from Polaribacter butkevichii. Encoded proteins:
- a CDS encoding ArsR/SmtB family transcription factor, which produces MEKNLTPLATKENTEALAKFAKALAHPTRIAILKHLENQSCCFTGDLVEIFPLAQSTISQHLKELKNAGLIQGELKPPKIKYCINQKNWNIAKSLFQQFFE
- a CDS encoding OsmC family protein: MNYQIKASSIFNEDAVIHIKESNIKFGTTVKTSKILPNPAELFLSSFAACMLKNVERFSTMMKFTYSKATLDVFATRLENPPRMDNLLYQLTIYSNDKKLNIDLLKKNIEKHGTIYNTVKLSCNITGTIKTIENV
- a CDS encoding thioredoxin family protein, whose amino-acid sequence is MSKVIKVLGTGCPKCQSMTAVVKNVVSENNIDATIEKVEDIMEIMKFNVMTTPALVINDVITIKGRIPSKEEVLALLK
- a CDS encoding permease, giving the protein MFDWIQIIADWFVYDVLNLNKEQHLAEALNFFIYDTTKILILLFVIIFLMGIVNSYFPIDKVKNYLSRNKLYGLEYLMASLFGVVTPFCSCSSVPLFIGFVRGGIPLGVTFAFLITSPLVNEVAIGLFIGLFGVKTTIIYVVSGILLGTISGFILQKLKLETYLTPWVKEVLANAQKEQDLFIAEKQTLQQRLPIIWAEVLTILKGVIPYVIVGIAIGGFMHGYIPEGFFEQYIAKDNLFAVPIATILAVPMYSNASGILPVAQVLVAKGIPLGTAIAFMMGVVGLSLPEAMLLKKVMTLKLIAIFFGVVTLCIIISGYLFNMIL